Genomic segment of Zingiber officinale cultivar Zhangliang chromosome 11B, Zo_v1.1, whole genome shotgun sequence:
AGACAATAGGAAATCTGTTCTTCCTTGTGAGCTGCTGTCTTGGGTCTGTGGTTCCACAACCTCCATGGAATTTTGTTGCTCTGTGTAATCAGAAGCAGCTATTATTGCTTCTCTGATGATGCTGAAGGGAACCCGAGGCTTGATTATCTTCGAATTTGTCGAAATCATGAAAGCTTAACAAGCATAACAAATTCCTATCAGCTAAAGAAAGATCTTGAGGAGGGGAAAGAAGTTAACTAAACCAGAAATTGAGTTTACATGATGAAGCATGGCCATTGGAAAAGTCGAAAAGGGCAAGATGAGGAATGAGAGGTTAGAGATGCTTACAGACATTTAACTGAACCACTAAAGAAGCTCCATGATTTCAGCAACCATCTCTCCCTCTGAAGAACCAGATTTCTGTCACAAATCCTTCCGAACCAATCGATGTGAAGAAGATTTGTAGAGGAAGGCCTTGCTCGACCAGTAGACAACAAATTTCTCAGACCTCTAGGGTTGACTTCTTCAAATATAGTGATTGTTCTCACCATTGCTCAAGGTCAATTCTTTTGGAGTTTAGTCAGTCAGTCAAGAACAAGTTGATGAATCATGATCGACTGTTTGGCTTCTCCATATCAACTTTGAACTTTCTAAATTCTCATTTAATTTCCAGGTAAAGGTCTATCCTGGTCAATCACTCTTGATCCTTTctttttcaataataataataatgataatgataataaCTTGATTGGAGGATTTAGCTCAACCAATgcttaacataattttttttttttaaaaacaactatTTATGGATGAGTTGAGGTAAGAATTTGAGTTGTCAGACTTACACGGAACAAAAGGACCCACAGCATTTAGAGATGTCGCTTTAGAACACAAAATTTCCATCGTCATCTAAATTTGCAATTGTACTTGACTCTGAAGTCAAGCAATAATCAATCTTCTGGATATTGTTCCCCCTAGGCATGAGGTAGGTCGTGCTGACCTCATAAAGATTAAGTGTCATTTTACTTAGGGCATCTACATACTCATTATAATAATATCTTTCTTTCATCACTCATTATTTATGATTCTCAGAATCCATTCAaccatcttaaaattatatcatattaaataaatatattttaaatatattttaaaatatttaaattattattattatttttaatagaaTGAAAATATGTATACATATTGATGAATATTTATAGATAAAATTTCGAACTAGCCGTTAAAAAATAGTCGTTAAAAAATTAACCATTTTATTacctttttaattttaaactttataaattttttaataaataaaagtaaaaaattatatatatacacatggGGTGGGCCAACCCTGGCCCACCCCATGAAGGATGAACAAAGAAGGAATCATCTGTAACACCGTGTTAAATCTACAGAGCCATTATAACACAGTTTTAACGCGGTGTTGCGGATGCTCTTACTAAACCACGAGAGGGACTTTCACTATTATCCATTGTCCGTACTCAACTTTCATAATTTCAAAAACACATATCATTTAAGTAcatctttaaaattttcttagCCTGTTTAGAAATTAGCTATTCTCAAACAGGGCATTGATACGTTAAGGAGACTTCAATGAGTAGATTCAGAATTCTTTAAATCTATCGAacagttttatagataaaaaTAGACCTACATCatttagaaatttaaaattttaatatttttcaaactggGAGAATCTTATGAATCTATTGATAGTGTTGGTCAGTAAATATCATTCTCCTAAGCCTTATAACGAGCTTAAGAtaaatttgcttaaacatttgtaagtttaaaaatttaccgTTCTCAATTTCTGCTATCGAATTCAGATTTGAGGATATGAATACATTAAAGAAATTTATAGGtacgttaattttaatttgaagtgATTCAAAGTTCTCTAAAACTTTATAAGCAAATTTTTAAACGGGTtgagaaaaatttagaaaaacaaacataaaaatccataaaataaTTACGTGAAAAGAAAGGAGCGGTATGAAAATGACAGTAGAGATCTTAAAAGCAGGCAAAGTGATGTAGAAAGTCTTGCAACAAGTGGTCAAATGGCAAAACATGTGACACACGTATCGATGAAATATAATTTACTCTAAGCAAAAAATACAACTGCTTTAACAAAGATGAACATCTCAACAAAGTTTCCAGCTGAGATTTAGAACCAAAGTTCGTTTCCAGACGAGATTTAGAACCAAAGTTGATATCGATTGGTCAGGCAATTTTAATGATGCAAGCTCAACATCCAATATATAGTAGTAACATAGAGAATCCAACTAAATTTGAGCATGAAATATCAAAAAATTTATTACTGCAGAGTCAATAGGAGGATGACAAATCAAACATATAGAACTTAGCTTTTAGCCCTGCCAGAATTATTGTCTTTGATACGTGCACGATTATCCAGCTTAACGAATCGTTTCAGGTCTTCAAAAGGAAGAGATTCTGAGTCCTTTCTTCGGAGCTCACTTAATGGAGGGCGTTTGTCTAGTAGATGCCACAGCAAATCTGGATACTCTGTGTCCGGCAAAATTTTGGGGTCTCCACCTTCCTTAAGGATGTTGGCTCCATAAACTGTTGTGCTTTTCACTTCTTTGCTTAATCCAGCTGCTTTAGGAGCATCACCACCTTTAGAACCTTTCTTCGCTTTGCCACCTGCTGCAAACCCTCTGATTGCCAAAAATTGTGCAGCCTTGTTGGGAATGATGAAACCTCTCATTAACCTCCCGCAACTCATGTCTTTTGCATCAAGTTTGAAGCTGCAGATTATGCATGTATTTAGAAATGAATATAACTACCGACTGATTCACAATTAGCACACATAACATAAATAAGAATAAAACTTTTTGCTATCGAGATTATATAAATGAATATTGTGTATTCATTCAACATCAACCCTATCTAATGTTATTCTACATCTAGCTCAAAAGGAGAAGTTGGGCAAACTAACTGTCTGTGTTTGAGAATAAGAAAGACACATTTGGACTCTACTAATATCTTAATCTCTTCAATAACAATTATAatgaagaaatatgactcttctaTAGTTTGACATAGGAGTGAAATGCACAATGCGCTCATCTTGATGCTTGATGGTAAATTAGGCTCAATCAAACTGTATCCTCTTCAAAATAGTAGATTGATATCCATTTTGTAAAGTTGGAAAAAGGAACAGCATAACTTTTGAAGGTCCTATAGTTCTTTGGTTCGGTTGAAAAAGCAGTGTTTGGGAAATAATCACACAAATTTCTTCGTGGTCTTTTATACTTTAGTTAGTGTGTCCTCCTAACTCATACTATCGTTGAATAAGCTCCTCAACTAAAGCAGTCTGATCCCACATTCTTATTTATACCTGAACTTTTAACTCAAGAGCTGGTCTAGTGTAAACACTGGAGTTTTTTCTCACAAAAAAAAATGTCCATTTTTGCTAAAAAACTTTTATGATGTTGCATAATTTGTAAGCATAGTTTCATAATCATTCTTCAGTGTAACAATGAATTGGTGGATCTTCAAGTACAACTACAATAGACTTCTTTCCCAGGAACACACTACTTATGCACTATCACCTCAttacttaattatttcctattattgATCGTTGAAAGAAAACTAATAAACTAACTGGAAAAGAATAAAAAGGATTATGGAAAGCTTGTAGAAAATATTCTCAATCAATAATGCACGATACTTTTGCATCACCACATTGTCATCAAAGatattatcatgtataacctagaTAAATGCACTAAACTCATTGTTGGGAAGAAAACAATAGCAGGAAAATCCAAAACTTCCAAATGGTGTCTATACCTTCTATTCACACATCATGTGTGACTAACTTTTCTTTCCATTTATAAACACCCATGTTTCTTTAAGCCTTTGGGGCTTTCAAGGGTATTAGCCGTTGGATTTACCTAATGGGCCTTTGAATTAAAGACAGAAGATGGTGGGATCGCCATACCATGTCGGGCAAAGTCAGGAGTGAGTATTTTAATTGGAACAACCTtttagctatttaattttattttaatttcgagtTTCAATAGGCAGATGTAGCTTTTCATATGGATTCATCAGTTTTAGGGAGTGAAAACTTTCAACAGGTACAAGTTTGGGGAGCCAACCATCATAAAAGAGGGTCAATACAACCCACTCACAGATATGGAAACACTTATGAATTGTGACTAATTTGTTGTGTGCTCTCAAATATCTAAAAGAACTCCTTCATTCTTTTCTTTCCGATGTTCGACTTTGTTTTCCATTGTTACTCAAGAGTTGAAATGGTCTAACACCATTGTGTAGGCAGCGAAGGTGTTGTCAGTTGCATCCTTGAGGTGCTAGAAGGCTTGATTCATCCGCACAGGGGTCAGAATGAGCCCTGGCTCGCCTAGGGATTAAACTTCTCCCCATctcttttcctttctttacaaAATAAATATCTATAGAATTTGTGACGGGTTCTCACCGTAATTTTTTATTGGTAGTTATTCATATGACAATTTGAATATTTCAACATCAAGGAAACTACTTAATACATGGGGATAAACCATACATGAACCAAATAATTCATGAATCGAGTATATCTTACACAAGTTCTTTATGCAATCTTATCTCGTTCACTTATTTCCTACACTTGATGTTACATATCTCTATATTTGTTCATATGCGCATCTGCATTAACTTTTTTCTAGAAATCAGCACATACATACTAGAAACACTCGAAAATGAGGTTATGACCTATATATGGAGGTTGAAAGATCCCAACTTTAGAATAAATCTGATGCAGACAACAAGAATTCGATATGGACAAGTAATTCATTCCAtgagttaaaaaaaaagaaaggggAGGAGAAGAGGTTGCAGAAAATGATGAAGAGAGGAATAGAGAGCGAtagaaagaagagaaagaagggaggaggaaggagaagccCATACCTTGATGCTACTTCGCGAAGGTGAAGACGGGTAGATGAAGGCAGCGGATGACGAGTAGGGCAAAAAGAGGCTGCCACCCGCGATGAAGCGTCTATGGTCACAAAAGGGTTTATGTGATAATTTTAGTTTACTCCCAAGAGTATCACATTTCTGAATCAGACCGATAAAATTCAGAAATTTCCGAAATGAGCTGGAAATGATATATGTGGTCTACCCAAAATGCCCCTTCCAAAATAAGTCATTAGTTCCCGAGCTACAGCCGATCCATTAAAAAATCCCTCATCTGGTGGGATCTTACCAAACCAAGAAATATTCATGTCAGTCCCGGTAGGTTGTGAATTAGACAGATTAATCTACGaatctatcaaaaaattaaaaaatagaaaaaaaaaaatagaatttttatgtTTCTATTGTGGATCAGGCGGGTCAGTCCACGACCTCATTAAGTTTttcactttaattttaatttttttaaaaaaaaattatcaattcaCGAGCTAATTTGAGCCCATTATTAGTTAGCCTGCTTAGACTTGCAACCCGTACGAGATAcatttttaaattagttgataaaatttcaatctaatcacttaaattatttaaaagggGTGGATTAATCTAACGGATCAAATCCTAATTAACAGCTCTATTCCAAgcacactatatatatatatatatatatatatatagtatccaATTCTTACAATCTGACTAATCAAGATGACTGGCCTACTCCATAAAAATTTCTCACCGATGATCAAGATAAATCAAAAAGTTTAGATGGATCTAGGCGGGTGGCTCAGCGTCataaataatttaaacttatcaTATGTAATGTGTGCTGAGTGATATTAAAACTCTCATTATTTGAAGAGTTTGATCTATTATTTATCATCATATTGTAGCCCCGGAACGCTCATCTGACCATTCTAGATGGTTTTTAAATTCACTGTTAATCaatcaaaaataagtttttttaccaaaaaaataagttttttttgccATTATAGATGGTTCACTTATTtattttgtcaaataaataatagTCAACTCATATTCAAGTCAATAGATTAAATTTGTTCTTATCAACTCAATTAATTATTGTTGTGAAATTTATTCATTCAATTGGATACTTTCCAAGTCGACTCAAATCAATTTAgttaactaaattaatttttaatcgaCTTAAGCTAAAATCATTCATGATCAGAAGAAGCCCTAAATTGGTGGGGTTCGACTAAGATGTTTAAGTGTGATGAAGAGTAAATTAGGTTTGACTGTGTATTTGATGTGTGGATTAAGTTTGTAAGGATTTGATGGGTTATATacataaatatgatttgtaaagAACCTTTGATCTAGGAATAAGGATTTATCTCATTTTAGGACTTGTAAACAACCTTAACTTAGGAACAAGGGTATAGTTTGATGGAGGAGTAAGCAAATAAAGTCAACATCGAGTTCAGTCTAGTCTTTagaaaataaagttttttttttttggcaatttAATGAGCTGTGTGAGTAAAACATAGCTGATACCTATATGAGTAGTTGCTTCAATAAATTTTAGAGTCAATTTTTAATGGGTACAAAATGTCTTGTTGAGTATCTAATCTCTCTCATGCAAAGAGTCACTGTACTAGGGGCAAATACCTCTTGATATACCCATTTCTAGAGTGTGAAATTGTCCTAGAGAGATTTTTAAGGTGACAGTTTCAACTTTTACTTCAATTATTATCTATTTCATATactcaagtttaaaaataatCGTATAACGTATTTTCgaaatatctttttttttctctttaaatttATCAATCAATTTCGAACGAAATTGACTTAGAGAATTTTGAATCATTTAAACTAAACTTAGTATACTCCTAAAAATCTCTACTTAATGTATTCTTGGATATATAGTAAATTTGAGAGTAGTGAATTAAATTGAAAGTATATCTTTATTTATTAGTTTActgatttaaaaatttatcaCTCTTAATTTATACTATCAAATATAATTATGAGAGCATAGATAATATAAATATGAGAGAAATATATTAAGGaggtttttaaaattataatcattttaattttaaaaaatttggagTTGTCTAGATCTTTTGCCAGTTTCATCCGAAAGTGAGTAATGGACTTAGAAAAAACAAGaaggtattttaaaaatattttatgtgatttaagtatttgaaaatttagatccGTGAAATAGATAATACATTGTCCAATAAATTGCCAAAGCGTTTTTTTCCCTCTATTTAAACCCATCCGAGCCGTCTAACCGGACCGTTCTATCCAACCCGGCCCAACTGACTGAGAGCCCGCCACACGGCTATAATAGCCCCCTACCCCTGTCGTTTCTTTCATTCCTCTCCTTTGCGTTCGAAGAATCCTTTGTCGGCGAGAGGCGGAGCTCAGGCGAGTCGGGCGAAATCTGAGCGGAGACCTTCTCCCCGCGATCGACGCCGTCCCACCTCGATCTTGACGCCCCTCTTGTGCCGGCGGGTCTCCCACCAGTCGACGCGGGCGTCCGCGAGGCAGAGTCGTCCCTGAAGCCTCGGCGACAATAGAGGAAAGAGACTTCTCGAGCACGGCAGATCCGCCCGCCTCGACCTTGACGCTCCTCTTGTGCCGGCCGGGGAGATCGGCCTTGAAGACGCTAGCTTCACGTGCCTCCCACCAGTCGACGCGGGCGTCCGCGAGGCAGATTTGTCCCCGAAGCCTCGGCAACAATAGAGGAAAGAGACTTCTCGGGCACGGCAGATCCTCCCGCCTCGACCTTGACGCCCTCTTGTGCCGGCCGGGGAGATCGGCCTTGAAGACGCTAGCTTCGCGAGCCTCCCTCCAACCAGTCGACGCGGGCGTCCGCGAGGCAGAGTCATCCCCGAAGCCTCTGGGACAATAGAGGAAAGAAACTTCTCGGGCACGTCAGATCCTCCCAACTCGACCTTGACGCCCCTCTTGTGCCGGCCAGGGAGATCGGCCTTGAAGACGCTAGCTTCGCGGGCCTCCCACCAGTCGACGCGGGCGTCCGCGAGGCAAAGTCGTCCCTGGAGCCTCGGCGAGAATAGAGGAAAGAGACTTCTCGGGCAAGACGCTGATGGCCTCAAAAGAAGCGAAGACGGCGGATGGCGAGGGCGGAGCAGACGGTTCTAGTTCTCCGACGGCCAGTGCGAATAGAGGTAAGGAGGCTTCGAAACCCTATTTCTTGCAAACTAGTCGTTTTATTCATGTTAAatggtttttatttatttattttttaatgtttggcTTCTTGATTAGGTTTAGACGATGATCAAAGGCACAGAGATGAGAAATTAAGGAAATACGAAAAAGCTGCTTCCTTGAAAATTGAGCAATACTTCCTCTTAGATGATATTCCACGACTTATTAAAGGACTTGAAGACCTGGCTGCACCCGAGtataatattttctttattaAGAAATTAATCACACTCGCCGTGCAATGGAGGAACCAAACGGATGCCACATCGCGATTTCTCGCAAGGGCTGTGAAAGAAGATGTTTTATCACCGATTGATTTAGAGATATGTAACGAGTTCCCTGAGAATTCTATTGAAAGTGAAATTGTACACAAGGCTTGCGCACTTGTATCAGCTGCACAAGCCTCAGAGGCAATGCATTCGGTAGGTGCCGCATTTtggttagtttatttttattttgaataaaaatcGGATGTTTTTTTTTGTATGATAGTACCATAGATTTGTGTGTAAATTTGCAATATCAACACAACTTTTTAAAATCACAAGTAATCACGAATTTATATAATAAcaacaatatttttcaaaattaaaataaataactaaaatttAACACAATCGAGTAATCACTCActaataataccttatttttaaagATAATGAATATAATCCAAGAATACATATATGCTCCGCATAACACAacttttaatataaatttaaggACCAAACTAGAATTAGCACGATCAATGTAAAAGTACAAGAGCACGGCATGAGCAGAAACAATGACAGAAATTTTCTTAATCTACATCATGGTGGACAATACATCTCGTGGAGGGAAGTTGAAGATGTATCAAGGCTCTTTTCGTAAGCAGCTGCTTTTAGATCTTCTGCATCATCCTCTACTGAATAATTAATTGACGGGCATGACCAACCAGTCACGCACTTGCCTCTCCCTTGCTTTTACGGTCAAATTTCAACAGCCTCTTCAATCCCTGAAACTTTTTGGGATAAAGAAGTTCATTACTATCAGCC
This window contains:
- the LOC122033824 gene encoding uncharacterized protein LOC122033824 yields the protein MSCGRLMRGFIIPNKAAQFLAIRGFAAGGKAKKGSKGGDAPKAAGLSKEVKSTTVYGANILKEGGDPKILPDTEYPDLLWHLLDKRPPLSELRRKDSESLPFEDLKRFVKLDNRARIKDNNSGRAKS
- the LOC122034413 gene encoding MA3 DOMAIN-CONTAINING TRANSLATION REGULATORY FACTOR 4-like, with protein sequence MASKEAKTADGEGGADGSSSPTASANRGLDDDQRHRDEKLRKYEKAASLKIEQYFLLDDIPRLIKGLEDLAAPEYNIFFIKKLITLAVQWRNQTDATSRFLARAVKEDVLSPIDLEICNEFPENSIESEIVHKACALVSAAQASEAMHSVGAAFWLVYFYFE